The Diadema setosum chromosome 12, eeDiaSeto1, whole genome shotgun sequence genome has a segment encoding these proteins:
- the LOC140236319 gene encoding uncharacterized protein: MAESSFNPLDAIEGYQEDTGENEISAFLRNLALDESDAEGEYNDLKSNITDREKRLSGILISDPDNSGIDEGENAANAEKNITRKPKKSGNIINEPEASLNPGDSCDPRNTKLEKNRNESNNNTEDLARTLKRALSAGAVRSRNKISSLDNKVDNVKEEMREVKREMKQMEKEMEELRKEMKEVKNENGLLRIAIARMQQRMTANVETQ; the protein is encoded by the exons ATGGCTGAGAGCAGCTTTAA CCCGCTAGATGCCATTGAAGGCTACCAGGAAGACACAGGGGAAAATGAGATATCTGCTTTTCTCAGAAACCTCGCCCTTGATGAGAGCGATGCCGAAGGAGAGTATAATGACTTGAAGTCAAATATCACAGATCGCGAAAAGCGTCTTTCTGGCATATTGATTTCAGATCCCGACAATTCGGGCATCGATGAAGGTGAAAACGCGGCGAACGCGGAAAAGAATATAACCAGGAAGCCGAAGAAGTCGGGAAACATCATTAATGAACCCGAGGCATCGCTAAATCCTGGCGATTCATGTGACCCCCGGAACACTAAGCTTGAGAAGAACAGAAATGAGTCAAACAATAACACAGAAGATTTGGCGCGAACATTAAAAAGGGCACTTAGTGCCGGCGCCGTCCGAAGCCGAAATAAAATCAGTTCGCTGGACAATAAAGTAGACAATGTCAAGGAAGAAATGCGAGAGGTcaagagagaaatgaaacagatggagaaagaaatggaagaattgaggaaagaaatgaaagaagtgaaaaacgAAAACGGTTTGCTACGCATCGCGATAGCCAGAATGCAACAGCGCATGACTGCTAATGTGGAGACCCAGTAA